A segment of the Mastacembelus armatus chromosome 7, fMasArm1.2, whole genome shotgun sequence genome:
AACTGTCttgcaaaacaaacatcttttGAATCCCGTTGTCTTACACGCACTTGGATAAGCCGCTGCTGAACTATGTGGcggttttattcttttaatttgttggCATCTGAACTAGCTTTAGCAGTCAGTAGCAGCTAGCTAGTAGCTTCGCAAATAGACCCGAAGCCCGAAGGAAAATAATTAAGTTATAAACACGAATCTGAACTTTAACATTAGTAAAATAGAGCTAACGCTATGCTAATTCTGGGTGTTTTTTGTTCTGACACCTTACCTCATCTGCGCTCAGCTCCTCCATCGCAGCtaggttagcttagctagctatTTCACTTCAAACTGCTTTAACGTGCGCCAGCCAGAGCCAGCTAGCTAGCCTGTATTAGCACAAAATATGCATAGTCTAACTCGTTCAAAAAATATGTGTCACTCTTGATTGACTTCAAGATAAAAATTAGGACACCAGTATTTGAAAGGTGGAAAGACGCGTCTCCTCCAAAAAAGTCTACCGTGTGCTAGTTTTCCACCgagaatgaaacaaaaagaaaagtagcTAGCTATTATACGTCAAAATACAGCGGCGGCCATTTTGGCTCTACATGATGTCACGTGACTTAAGAGCCCGCAGGAGGGGGTGTGAGGCTTCAGTGATTTGTTTTAGTATctgttaaatatgtattttgtgtCAATATAATGCTTTGTACTGCTAATGCATAGTAGTACAAAGTTGCTTTGGGTTAATCTGATTTATGCTGTTTTCTCCTTCCCGTTTATAAATAGTGCAGCCTGTAGTTATTTATTAAAGCCAGGGTGCATGAACCGTGTAGGGCTTAGCAATAGGCAATAGTATTTTTAGATGGAGGATTTTCTCTACGGATCACAATTTCTGTCTCATCCTCACCTGTGGATGAATAGTCCCAAATATACACCTGTTCTGTTTGCTAAATAtacaattattaaaatgaatgattgaaaaacatttgagaaacattttattatggAAAACCGACATAGAAAAGATGCTGtttaagatttattttaaaaatgtattattacacAAATCTAACATAAAGCACGACtgtatttcaaaacatttacacCTCACTTTACACGATGGTTTGGTCATACCAATAATAATATCTGTTTATTAATACTTATTTATACTTAGGTTATTTTACCAGTTGCCCAATGAAATACCAGATAAACAATATCAGTGTAAAAAGTGTAAGAATACGTTATCTCTAGTTTGTCTGATTTTAAGGAAACATTAGGAATCAAATACAATCTGTTTTCAGCCAGCTGAAAGGAGACGTGAATGTGCTTGATGTTCACTATTTTTTAATCTGAGAACAAGCTCATCAATCTACAGATCAGTGTAGATCAGTATCTGACAAACGTGATGAAGTAATGCCATCTAGTGGTGCAAATCCATAACCTGACAGGAAAGACTTTTCAAGTGAATCCAGTATTAAATGTTACTGCAGAGCAAATACCACAAAACTATCGGCTCTACATAACACATTAGGCCTTTGATCACAGTGTAACTTTTCCACAAATATGGCTTTTATTCCTCTTCACTGATTTACTTCTTCTTAAAAACCTGACTGCAGACTTCCCCTTCACAGAACAGGTCCTGGTAACAGGTCATACAAATATGAAGTAAGTACAATATCTTTAGATGGGATAAGAATATAAATGTGGGAAAGTTAATCATCATAGTTCTGTGAATTATGTGTaagaaatatgaataaaatgtcCATATTCGTATTCCTACCAGATGCAGCTTGTCATCTTCAATCCAATGAGCCCAGCCCCGGTTCTTCTTCTCTCCAATCTGCTCACACACCATTTTATTCCCTTCCCATGTCACCAGTGACTGTACAGATAGTAAAAGAGAGTGTGTACATCCCTAAAgttttaattacaaaataaaaggtaaaacaTGTCAAACATATCTACAAAACACTTGCAGCCATGATTGTTGTTTAGAAGTCATTCATCTGCACCTTCACATTTCTGTTGTCCAGTCCGCGAGTAAACTCCTCAAACTCCTGACCCATTCTGAAAGAAACTGTGTAGTTTCGAAAGGTGCTTGTGGTTTTGATGATGTACTCATCCCCCTGCTGCTCAATCACTTTCTTCAGCTTTAACTTCAGAGCAATCTTTCGTAGCTGAGGGCTGATGCCTGGAAAGGCAGACATGTGTTTTACCTGAATATATAAGGTACAAATATAGGGGATGTAATACACACATGGACTACAAGTACCTTATTCACCTCACATAGTCTCATGCATACCCTAAATAGTTCTGATACAACACTTTTCCCACACTGTGAAAATGCATTTCACTGCCAGCACTCTGCATACATtttacagcagaaataaaaacaccagtATTTGATACAGATGtatcaaatgttttaataaacgtTTCATATTAGATAATAATCTTAGGCTCAAACATTCTTTAAAAACTTACCCAGCGCAACCATGTAGCCCTCAAGGTTGACATTGCTGATAATATCCCATGTACCACAGAGGTTGGCTGGcattttactgatttatttcctctttcctcctgtGTTTCAGTGAAGTTTCCTCACACTGCAGGACTGATGAGGTGCTCTCAAAAGTGGCTGAGACAATGCTGCTTTACAGGAGACCTGGAGGTATAAATATAGGTATGCGCTTAACCGTATTCGCTGTCTCCTCAGGATTACTGTGTGCAAGGATGAGGGCGGTGCTCATAGCATTGTCAGGGTGTAGATGGGAAAACAGACATGTCTGACTAGTCCCACTGCAGTCCATGGAATAATAAAATGCCTTATACTTACCTGTCTCAGGTGCTGCACGTTAATTTTATACATATGCAAATACATGGACTATGATCCTTGCTTCATTTTCTCAGATCTTGTTGCAAGAGTAGACAGATTTGTTGAGGTTACTGACATCTGTGTAAAATAAGTCCTACTTTTAAATTGTGAAAATCTTAACGATGGAATAAACGTCTGGCTTAAATGCTAATAGGAATCAAACATCTGCTATTTTTATAAAGATGACCTCTTAgtgcagtgagaaaaaaaacttgacGTTGGTATGCAGCATAGAAGGTACTGATACAACTCCAGCTTcaaagaaagtaaaacaaagttGTCAGATTTCATGCTTGCACCTTCAGCTAAGCAGCAGGTATGCCACTTGGTCATTATGTAAGAAAATCTAGTCGGGACTGTTTTTAAGACAAGACTCTACATGTACATAAACTTGTCAAAGGTACTTGACACAGACATTCATCAACTGTTCAGTAGGATATGCATGACTTTGTGATGTAGTCTTAAAGCAGATATTATTGAATTCACCTTTTAAATTTGACtaatatatttagttttttgatCAATAAAGTACGAACTCTGATACCAATGGAATATAATCAGTTTTACCAATGGAATATAATcagttttactttcatttcaacacatttcTTTCACAACGAATCTTTAGTTGGCTTCAGTTTCTTATTTCAGACTTTGTCGTCTGTCAGTTATCACCACACTTCCAAGTTAAGCTTGTTTGCCGTCAGGATTGATTGTATTATTGTTACAGCAATTAAAAGCTTGCAAGATAGAAACAAAGAAGCTGTTTACTTCATTTCCAGCAAATACAAATCACATCTTTAATTTTGAAATCTGCAGCACTGagcaaacatgtttaaaatacatTGCCTGCTTTTAGGTTTTGTCTCAGAAAGTGCATGGAAAAGTTAACAAACGAACGAACTTACTGTATCAAGTAGGAAAGAACTTCcactaacattaaaaaaaactaacactCATTCTACATATCTCCAAACAATGTGCACTAACCTTTTCACGTAAAATTGTGAATTCCTAGTTCAATAACCACACAGCACATTTATATGAGAGTTAATTGATCATCATGCTGGTTAAACTGCTGTTCAGTTCTTTTTCTgactcatgtacacacacacaaactacaaaATTCACTTCACTCAGTAGTCTATGAAAATGTATCCTCTTGAAAACACAGACTCCCTAGAAAAGGCTCTTGCGTAGTGTAGGCACTGGTGGAAGTTTAAATGTCTGATGTTCGATTTGTTTCAAATTCACAGTAAAGCCACAGCATTACTTCATTGCTTCCTCAGCTTGAGGAGGCACCCGTGTATCTCTGAAGCGGTGCTAGAACTACATCAGCATTTTTCTGCTCGCTCTCTGCACTGTAGAGGTCATGCTCGTGTATGTAGTAAACCACTGCATCTGGCAATAGGTACCTGACGCTATGACCTCGGCGAAGTGCCCGGCGCACATGAGTGGCTGAGATCTCGTTGGTCACCCACTCATGGACCACGTGGATGTTCTTGCGATACTTCCACAGTGTGTCTGATTTGTGGATAAAAGAATAGGGGTCATTGCCACTGCGGGTAATGCAAACCAGTCCATAGCAGCCCACAATCTCAGTGATATCGTCCTGCTTCCATAGATTGGGTGTCTCAAAGGACTGCAGGACATCAGCCCCACACAGCAACATCAGTTGTGGGCTCCCTGTTATGGAAAGACAACACTTTATCATAATAAACCGTATCTGGATGCAGCTTCCCTCAACAAAGATGCTTACAGGGAAAAGACAGCAGCAAACAATTAatacaaaagcaaattgaaacaaaTGTATTGTATGAATGTGAGAtcataaaacaaatgacacagTCAACcacaaaagattaaaaatgtaagaaaaaaagaggatagGATAAGGGTTTATGAGAGCTTTCTGACAAAAAAATGGTTTAACAAGAGATTTGAAGGACATGGCATTCTTTCATAACATCACAACCTAGAACCTAATCTCAGTATTTACTTAGTAGTAATGAAAGTCAGTGCTCTCTGTCAGGAGACAATGACTTGGAAAATATTACAGCAAGTTTACAGTTTTGTAATGCATTAAGTTTCTGCAGACTCTTTtataaacatactgtagttaAGTGTAGGGCTGCAACTACTTATTATTTTCATGATCAATTCTGTTTCATTATCTATCTGCGTTAACTTTCCCATTAATTTCTAGTCTATTTTTAGTTTATGTCTTGCTCTGTCCAAACAGGGATATTCATTTACAatgacagacaaagaaaagcagcaatgcCTCTGATTTGAGAGACTGGGATTTAAAAATTACTCttattttatacattatttttaagaTATTGAAATGATTCAGTAACCAAAGAAGTTGATTATTTTTGTAGATGTGGACATGATAGATATGCACACAGTTAAGAAATTCTTGTCACTAAAAGACTGTTGTAAAATCAGGTACTAAACTAGAATATTAGGTTCTGGCTTTGCCACTGACGCACACCAACTGTTTTGCTTCTTTTACCTCTGAATGCTCATCTCTTGCTCACCACTACACCTTTCTTGCCTTTACTAAAGGGTGTGGAATAGGGTGTCACCCTCCACACCCTGAGTATCCACACCTTTAAAACACTGTCTACTGTTATTAAGTTAAACTGCATACACTAAACTGTGAATACAGCAGCATGATGAGACTTGTTGCTTGTCTGCAATCAGGGATTGGAAAAGGGAGGAGTTAAGTATAGGATAGAGAGCAATATCTATGTTAGAGGTTATGCATAGCTGTACATGACTTACCTCTCCTTTTCAGGTGAGCTGAACCTTCAAAATAATTCTCCTCTATGCGTCTCTTTTTGGTATACTTGACTGTGTCCAcatcatctttgttctgctctgCCTCAAGCAGTTCCTCATAGTGATGCCTAGGTGAATACACATAAAAAGAATATAGTGTAACAATAGTTAATTTTGACATATCAAAACTCAGTGTTTACCATTCAAAACATATTAGTCAAACTGGATTTATGATTCAAGTTTTCCACTTCCAATTTGTGCTCTGGAAATTGTCTTTGTCTGTAGTGTCATTTTGCCTTAAGATAAATTTTAGCATCTGCAGAATGCAGCTGAAAGTCTTTACGAAACATATCAAAGCAATTACTTTCCCCAAACCTGAaaactatacatatatatacctGGAACCCTTTCGCCACGTATTGGCAGCAAATGTGAACCTCTGACAGGTGACAGTTACTATAATGCTTAAAGAATTCAGATAACATCAGTAGGACTCTATCATTTGTTAACCTTTGTGCCATCGCAATTCCACTATCAATCACTTGTACTTAAAGACCACATCATATCTTAAACTGCTTGAGAGTCTACTTGTAAGTCATTAGATTACCAGTGTTTAGAGATTTGACAAATGAGTGCTTTAGAGTGACATCACTGACAAAGAAGAAGTAGAGGAAATTATACAGCAGGAAAAAGCTACAGGTCTAACAAGTGTTTCAACTTCTTTGGAAGACTTCCCTTACACCTGCAGTAACTAAAAAAAGTAATCTAGCCTGTTGCAAGCACACAAATCACCAAAACACATAAGCCCTTACCGAATAACTTTAACTGTCTCCACCCACTCGGGCTGCAAGCTCTCCCAGGAATCTACTGTGATCCAGTCTGAGTTCTCTGTGGCCAATCTGGCCATTTCCAGGCGATGGCAGGCCTCAACCAGTCCCTTCTTCTTATAGCCATCACCCACTGGAGAGATTATGCCTTTCACCACCTTGTACTGACCTGAGGCACAAAGAAATACGTGCGATACAGGGTGATAAAGAGCAGTTAAGTATAGTATTAGCCACACAGAGTGCACACGACTGTAAAACCCATATGATGATTTAACAAGAATAAAGGCTGACTCATACAATTCAAGTGTTCAACCTCTAGTGGAATCTAGAACAGGTGAAATATATCTCGTGCACTATTTTCACTCTCACAGACTGTTTTCaatctgtaaagcactttaaattacATAATCTGTGTGAatggtgctatataaataaaacttgattgattgattgattgtcaAACCAAAATGCTTCAGTATCTCCATTTTCTGTTACTTAGCACATCTACAACTACTTCCTTTCAAAGGGAATGCATTAAGGTTTTAATCCTCTCATTTGTTTAACAGCTTTAACTAAGTTTAAAATTAAGAATACAAAACTTAATATTGTACTGTAAAATATGATGCATGGTTGCAGTTTAAATCTACCAGTATATAAACAGCCACATTATTAAAATCTTCCTACACTTTTATatattagtaataataatctaataatttAACACATTATTTACTAAAGAAACTGTAGAAAGATTATGAATGTAGAACCATTTGGTATGTGGACTGCACATATGTAGCATTTTATTCCCAAATAcgtttgtttctctttcattcttttacacacacacacacacacacacacacacacacacagagtgagtTACTATGCCTGGACTCTACACTGGGAGCAAGTTGGAGTGTCGTGCACACagtaaaatatctaaaaatatcTAACTCCAATTTCATTCAACCTGTGTCTTCCAGATGATCTCGGGCCAGTTCAAACATCCTCAGGTGCATGCTGGTGATGGGGTTGAAAGACCCGCAGGACAGCAGGACCACTTTGGTGACAATCTGACCCTCCATGCTTCATGCTGCGACTGGATCTACACAACAGCGACGCATATGTTGAACAAAGTCTGTAGTTAGTTACAAGCGTATATTAAATGTTAGCGTCATGTAACGTTAGCGCCTTAGCCAACGTTAGCTAAGTTAGCTTCCCCGCAACAAATAACTAGGCAATGCGAGCTCGATCCCTGATATCGTGATAAACGTACAAGTCTCTCAAGCAGAAAACACTCTCGCAGTTTTGACAGCGAGTTTGGATAGTGAAATCAAGCAAATAATCTTTGTAATACCAGAACAAATTGCGGGAATGAGCTGCTCTAATGTCACGTCTGCTTCTTTTACGGACGTACACGTCACGCTACGATCCTGAAAGCTGATTGGCCAGATTCGAGCAGGAAACTGACAGCCGCACCCACGCTCGACAAGCTGCGTTCACGATCACAAGTCCCCAAAACCACAAACGCCTcgacaaacacaaaatatttttaactgatttaaaaggaaaaaaaaatagtttttgtttgagcattttaattaatttaaataattcgATTTTAATTCGATGGCACATTTGTCAAATTGACGCATGTATTTAGCTAACTTATCGCACGACTGATTTTCAACTGTTTACAGCACTGGtgagatgttttcttttagcaTGCAAGCTAGCTATTCAGCTAACTATACAACTTTAACAAAGGCAAATAGATTCATCCACAGACTGTCAGTATAGTTGTCCGGTAGCGTGTTTTGTTGTAATGCCAGTTCCATTTGTTGTTCATTAGCTACAGCAGTCTACAAATAGCATGCTAGGTCGACGTTATGCTGTTATTGTTACAGGTGACTTAGGGCATactacaaaataatttttagtaTGTCTGGTTTTCCTGTGAATTCTCAGTCTTCTTAGGTTGGAGGTAGAGTATAGTGGTGTATAACCAAGGATGGCTTCTCGTGggaaatcagaaactggaaaacTGAGGCAAAACATGGAAGAGCAGCTTGACAGACTGATGCAGCAGCTCCAGGATCTGGAGGAATGCAGGTGCAAAGTGGAGAAATCCATTAAACACACCGATGTAGAGTCCCTTAACATTTGACGTGGTATAACTGGTAGGCTAAGGAATTATCAAATATATATACTAGAAAATTCTAAAAAGGATGTGATTGATTTACTTGTGCTGCTGAAAGTTTCTCATCCTTTCATTGTTTATTCCAGAGAAGAACTGGATGAGGAAGAATACGAGGAGACAAAAAAGGAAACCTTGGAACAGCTGAGTGAATTCAATGACTCTCTGAAGAAGATAATGACTGGAGACATGACACTTGTGGATGAACTCGGTGGAATGCAGCTGGTATGGATAGTTAAACAATAAAGTACTACTACTGTGTATTAAGGCTGGTGTAAAAAGGTTATAGAAGACATAACATCATCAGGTATATATGCAGTGATCTCTAattatactttgttttttacaatgtctttgtcttcatcagGCAATCCAGGCTGCCATCAGCCAAGCATTCAAAACCCCAGAGGTGATACGACTTTTTGCTAAGAAGCAGCCAGGACAGTTGAGAACCAGACTAGCAGAGGTTTGAACGACAACAtcatagacatttttttttgtttgtttgtttaatgcaGATCTGTATAGTCAATTCAAATACTTAGTAATTTTTATCTGTATATTGCTTGGCCTGATAATTGTCTGAATGGTGTGTGACATTCTGCACAGATGGACCGTGATGTCATGGTAGGGAAACTGTCGCAGGGCATGTACAcgcagcagaaaatggaaatccTCACAGCCTTGAGAAAACTGGGGGAGAAGGTGAGGATCGCTTACAGCATGCAAGGGGATGTTTTTCCATGGGTTCAGGGATGACTCAGTGGCTTGTGCTCAAGAGTCAACGAGTCCTCTTAAAGCTGCACTGGCTCATTTTAATCATTTAGGTGTCACTAAGCTGACAGCCAAGTAAACACAAAAGACCTGATTCTTTTTTCGGTCATGTGATGCACAGAAATTAACAacacatcttttcttttcttttttttttttttgctggtcCAACAGCTTACTTCAGCGGACGAGGCTTTTCTCACTGAAAATGCCACAGCTCTTCTTAGCCAGTTTGAAAAAGTGACTGCAAATTTGGGTGAGAACAGACGATGATTTCACCAGAATGCTTATATACACAAATTATTAGACAAACGTCCATATTtatctgctttttcttttctttttcagggtCTGAAGACAAAATTATGGCTTTAGCTAGCTCTGGTGTCAAAACCGAGGCATAGCAATTCTACAGAATGTTAATTTTAACTTTagctctgtgtctttgtttttatcaaGAAAGAAATGTGCCAATGGATCATCAATATTGTAAATAATCAGAGCACTTGTAAGCGCTACTGAAAGTTCTAACacttattaatattattgttttatagCCCTCAACTTTAGTAAATGTCTTTTATTCGTCCAGAAAAGTGTACAACTGTATTATAGGTACGAGCATGTGATTTGTTTAATATGAAGACATGTATGAATGTAGAGGAGAGTCCAGTATTCTGTTGTGAtttgtgctgtatttcttaaccgggttgtttttttttagtatgaGTGCCGCAAATGGTCGagatataattttatttttatttcttaattgCGTACAGAGattggacaaaataacagataTATGATAATCACACCTTTAACTTTAGGATTTTAAAGCAGTCAAGCAGCAGATACATCGAAACAGCACCTAAAGCTTCAGGATGTCAGTAACAATAGGTTTAAAACTGTCGAACAAAATACATGCACAATAAAAGTCACAGCTTTGTTATAATAGCGTAGCATAGTAGATTTTCTTATCTCTCAAAAATATTAACTTTATACAGAAAATCTTGTAAATCAGAACCAGCAATTTAAAAGTTAATATTTGTGCAAATTTAGTATtaagatgcacacaaacatgatcAGAGAGGTTTCTGACCAGTTTGGGTGCAATGTGAAACAGATTTGTTTGCCATCTGTTAATTGTGTCAGTCAGTTTGATGAGTAGTTTCTGTGATCGTTTTAACAATCAAGGAACATGAGGCCACTGCAGTTGCAGCCTGCACTGTTCAGTGTCCTCGCAAATTAAAAACTCTTGCATCTCTTCAATCAGTTAGAAATGCTGCCGTGCAgaaaatgtagtttattttcACCTTCTGTACATCTGAAATAAATAAGGGATGATAATCTTTGAGTTGTATTCGGCACCCATTTAATAACCTTTGAGCACTACACTGTTATATTCTAGGTATTTATATTGTAGATTGTCAGCTGTCAGTTATTTTGTCCATTCTCTTTAAAATCATAAGCATCAAGCATTTCAAATGGTGATTAGATTGACAACAGAACTTTCACATTTGCAGTGATCACAGTGTTGCATTATAATTTATCTTCAGGTTTGACTGGTTAAAATTATTTTGAGCTTTTTGTTTACAGCAATAATCGATGAATATTCAGCTTTTAAGTGATGTAACTTTGAatgtgacaagaaaaaaaaaaaacaatagtaaATGATTTTTATGTTGTAATTACTGGCTGAATTTGTTCTACCTGAGAAATGTCATTAGACCTTTTACTTCTGGAATTTTATTTCCACCACAAGAGGG
Coding sequences within it:
- the nmnat1 gene encoding nicotinamide/nicotinic acid mononucleotide adenylyltransferase 1, encoding MEGQIVTKVVLLSCGSFNPITSMHLRMFELARDHLEDTGQYKVVKGIISPVGDGYKKKGLVEACHRLEMARLATENSDWITVDSWESLQPEWVETVKVIRHHYEELLEAEQNKDDVDTVKYTKKRRIEENYFEGSAHLKRRGSPQLMLLCGADVLQSFETPNLWKQDDITEIVGCYGLVCITRSGNDPYSFIHKSDTLWKYRKNIHVVHEWVTNEISATHVRRALRRGHSVRYLLPDAVVYYIHEHDLYSAESEQKNADVVLAPLQRYTGASSSCKMPANLCGTWDIISNVNLEGYMVALGISPQLRKIALKLKLKKVIEQQGDEYIIKTTSTFRNYTVSFRMGQEFEEFTRGLDNRNVKSLVTWEGNKMVCEQIGEKKNRGWAHWIEDDKLHLDLFCEGEVCSQVFKKK
- the lzic gene encoding protein LZIC; translation: MASRGKSETGKLRQNMEEQLDRLMQQLQDLEECREELDEEEYEETKKETLEQLSEFNDSLKKIMTGDMTLVDELGGMQLAIQAAISQAFKTPEVIRLFAKKQPGQLRTRLAEMDRDVMVGKLSQGMYTQQKMEILTALRKLGEKLTSADEAFLTENATALLSQFEKVTANLGSEDKIMALASSGVKTEA